A portion of the Parasteatoda tepidariorum isolate YZ-2023 chromosome 5, CAS_Ptep_4.0, whole genome shotgun sequence genome contains these proteins:
- the LOC107450305 gene encoding large ribosomal subunit protein mL37 yields MRLTSIRCQINYHRHVKRIWKRQGRLQAEELIIPPALIEMGVPVLDAKEVLQETKLFKQHKIEVPPIPIPPSVFEKIKCSFVMHFKTKVSESENQTLSLTKTLSYQGLPPQISSLVGHVSLPNQDDLVQTSILQAHVWDADQKKLPKKVDILRPGHIFRRDYGIRNKKKIAATLEKLTNLCDCATGKYPTCFDRAKHIDNSADVTVSRSNEFIRFKLPCDMLLTSREPLKRFASIDEVMSTQKQAVPNIYPIKHTLDLEKIEDTPTVLTSNTSHSGHLHTLFIAQKSFGFWFPKQLLARAIATCFSFSALKARELYGENVSVLPEPVCVQCAYMDLKTFNFIAYQLNTLDLDHNDGVKNQVWVDEPLNLFHAITEKNGIEKYNPVVFSKLLALYLNGLVP; encoded by the exons atgcgatTGACAAGTATCCGATGTCAGATAAATTATCATCGGCACGTTAAAAGAATATGGAAACGACAAGGACGTTTGCAAGCTGAAGAGCTTATTATTCCTCCTGCTTTAATTGAGATGGGAGTTCCAGTTTTAGATGCAAAAGAAGTATTGCAGGAaactaaatt gtttAAACAACATAAGATTGAAGTACCACCAATACCAATTCCTCCcagtgtttttgaaaaaattaaatgttcttttgttatgcattttaaaaccaaagtgtctgaaa gtGAAAATCAGACTTTGTCACTGACAAAAACTTTGTCATATCAGGGATTACCTCCTCAAATTTCGTCACTAGTTGGCCATGTTAGCTTACCCAATCAAGATGATCTTGTTCAGACAAGCATTTTGCAAGCACATGTTTGGGACGCTGATCAGAAAAAGCTTCCCAAGAAAGTAGATATTTTGCGACCTGGACACATTTTCCGTAGAGATTATggtattcgaaataaaaaaaagat AGCTGCTACGCTAGAGAAATTAACGAACTTATGTGACTGTGCTACTGGAAAATATCCAACGTGTTTTGATAGAGCCAAGCACATTGATAATTCAGCTGATGTAACTGTTTCAAGAA gtaatgaatttattagatttaaattacctTGTGATATGCTATTAACATCAAGGGAACCTTTAAAAAGATTTGCATCAATTGATGAAGTTATGAGTACTCAAAAACAAGCTGTCCCTAATATCTATCCAATTAAGCACACGTTAGATCTTGAGAAAATAGAAGATACTCCTACTGTTTTAA caTCTAATACATCACACTCTGGTCATCTCCATACACTTTTTATCGCTCAGAAATCATTTGGATTTTGGTTTCCAAAACAGTTACTAGCCAGAGCTATTGCCAcatgcttttctttttctgctttaaaagcAAGGGAATTATATGGG gAAAATGTATCTGTTCTACCAGAACCAGTTTGTGTGCAGTGTGCTTACATGGACTTGAAGACCTTCAATTTCATTGCTTATCAGCTGAACACTTTAGATCTTGACCATAATGATGGTGTGAAAAATCAGGTCTGGGTCGATGAACCTTTAAACCTTTTCCATGCAATTACTGAGAAAAATGGTATTGAAAAATACAATCCTGTTGTTTTTAGTAAATTGCTGGCTTTGTATTTAAATGGTTTAGTACCATAA